The following DNA comes from Porphyromonadaceae bacterium W3.11.
GACATGCTAAACCAGACTCAAATGAATAAAATCTTAGTCGTTGATGACGAACAGGATATACGTGAAATACTTCAGTTTAACCTTGAACACGAAGGATTTAATGTCCTCACTGCATCGTCTGCAGAAGAAGCTCTAGAGATACTTGATGAAAGTTTTTCGCTCATCTTATTAGACGTCATGATGGAGGGGATGAGTGGTTTCAAGATGGCCGATCTATTACGAAAGGAAGATAACCTCATACCTATTATCTTCTTAACGGCAAAAGACACTGAAAATGATATGCTCACTGGATTTATGCTGGGAGGTGATGATTACATCAAGAAGCCTTTTAGCGTCCAAGAAATAATTGCCCGAGTTAAAAGTGTCTTAAAAAGAACAAATATCACACCCATCCAAGAGCCCAATGATGAGATAATAGACCTAGGACCTATTCAGATCAATCGAAAAGCGATGACAGTGACGGACAATCATGGCATCATTAGGGTCACCAAGACTGAGTATGATATACTCGTATTACTAAGCACCAACATTGGCAGGATTTTCTCTCGTCAGGAGATTCTGGATAATGTTTGGCAAAATGATAGCATCGTATTAGATCGGACCGTGGATGTACATATCGCACGTCTGAGAAAGAAACTAGGAGAGCATGGTAATTATATTGTAAATAGGGTGGGCTTTGGTTATACCTTTAAAATGCCGAAGTAAGAACCTGCCCCTATCAGTTCGTAAGTAAGAGTCAAGCCAGGATGCCACATGCACTACTGTGTTAATAATAGCAATTAAAGATCATTAACGTGAAAACAACATTTTCAAAGAAGATATTTTATCCTACTCTAGGTATCATTGCACTATTTATGATTGGACTAATCATAAATCAGCAAAAGATAGAGCATGATATGAAGTTTGATGCACTGGCTTCTAAGTTAGAGGCTTACAATGATCTTATTCACCTTGCTTACGAAAAGGACCTGGTACCAGAGGTAAAACAACTGTTACCAACAGACCTAAGAGTAACAATCATTGAGAATGAAGGTAAAGTGCTCCGTGACACAGAGGTAGATAACGTCGGTAAGATGGAGCTCCACGATACTCGTCCAGAGCTCCAAGAAGCTAGATTTCACACCTTAGGAAGTGACATTAGGAAATCCGTAACTACAGGGAAGAAGACTCTGTACGTTGCCAATTTTTACCAAAATTATTATATACGAACAGCGTTACCCTACAATCATTCACTAAAGAGCACATTAACAAGCTCCAACTATTTTATCATCATCAGCTTGTTAGGATTTTTTCTTATATCCATTTTGCTATATTTCCTCTTAAGAAAATACGACCGCACTATTGCACAGCTTAAGAAAGTAGGTGAGATGGTAGTTAATGGACATAATGTCACAGCTGATGACTTCCCAGAATCTACAGGCAGCGGGATATCAAGTGTCCTGTTAGCCATTTTAGAGCAAAAACAAAAAAATAATGATGAGCTAGAAGAGTCGAAAGATAGATTAGTTTCTCATTTCCAACTTTCTAATACCGGGATTGCCCTCTTTAATAAAGATAATGAGGTAGAATACACTAATAGCCACTTCATTCAATACGCTAATATCCTATCCACTAGTGCGATGACGCAAGCCAAAGAATTTTTGAATGAGCATATCATGCTACCTATCAAAAGGTTTATTGAAGATCATGATTCTCAGGAACGAAGTACAGCTATTACAGTCGCACAGGGCAATAAAATATTCGCCATCAAAGCACTAAAGTCCGGAGGTGGAAAATTTGAAATAACCATCGAAGATGTCACCGAAGAAGAGAAAAATAGGCAGCTCAAGCAAGAGATGACCAGCAATGTGACTCATGAGATTCGTACTCCATTAACCTCCATCCGTGGATATTTGGAAACGCTTAACTACATGGATCTTACAGAGGAAAAGAGAAATGAATTCATCGAAAAAGCGTTCCAACAGACAATCCGTCTTAGTGAGATGATGGATGATATCAGTTTGCTATCTAAGTTAGATGAAGAAAGCCGAAGCTTTGAATACGAGAGTGTTAATCTATATTCTGTGGTTGAAGAGTTAAGGGTTCATTTTTCAGATATTATTATAGCACAGAATAACACTTTTATCAATAAACTAGATCCTGATACTAAGATAAAAGGGAACCGCTCTTTGATTAATTCGATCTTCAGAAACCTCATGGAGAATACGCTAAG
Coding sequences within:
- a CDS encoding response regulator transcription factor, which produces MNKILVVDDEQDIREILQFNLEHEGFNVLTASSAEEALEILDESFSLILLDVMMEGMSGFKMADLLRKEDNLIPIIFLTAKDTENDMLTGFMLGGDDYIKKPFSVQEIIARVKSVLKRTNITPIQEPNDEIIDLGPIQINRKAMTVTDNHGIIRVTKTEYDILVLLSTNIGRIFSRQEILDNVWQNDSIVLDRTVDVHIARLRKKLGEHGNYIVNRVGFGYTFKMPK
- a CDS encoding ATP-binding protein yields the protein MKTTFSKKIFYPTLGIIALFMIGLIINQQKIEHDMKFDALASKLEAYNDLIHLAYEKDLVPEVKQLLPTDLRVTIIENEGKVLRDTEVDNVGKMELHDTRPELQEARFHTLGSDIRKSVTTGKKTLYVANFYQNYYIRTALPYNHSLKSTLTSSNYFIIISLLGFFLISILLYFLLRKYDRTIAQLKKVGEMVVNGHNVTADDFPESTGSGISSVLLAILEQKQKNNDELEESKDRLVSHFQLSNTGIALFNKDNEVEYTNSHFIQYANILSTSAMTQAKEFLNEHIMLPIKRFIEDHDSQERSTAITVAQGNKIFAIKALKSGGGKFEITIEDVTEEEKNRQLKQEMTSNVTHEIRTPLTSIRGYLETLNYMDLTEEKRNEFIEKAFQQTIRLSEMMDDISLLSKLDEESRSFEYESVNLYSVVEELRVHFSDIIIAQNNTFINKLDPDTKIKGNRSLINSIFRNLMENTLRYAGPGVEMVITQFHQDNHYLYFSYYDTGTGVSEEHMNRLFERFYRVDSGRTRATGGSGLGLSIVKNSVLLHGGQIQARRHTSGGLEIHFNLHR